A part of Paenibacillus donghaensis genomic DNA contains:
- a CDS encoding 2-oxoacid:acceptor oxidoreductase family protein, with protein sequence MVQLPKVNELGFFEIRLESIGGLGANLAGKMLAEAGVVGAGMNGVSFSSYGSEKKGSAVKAHIRFCDLHTPIRDTSPVERPHVVGVFHEALAKTVNVTSGIYDHSIVLVNSVKSPEQLKSSMKMIAGTVAVVDATSIALDEKNRVNMAMLGALFRMCDFLDPEIMKGVIEKSLGKKYPQAVQSALTTFERGFSEVKFMHFPLPQGASMPQFVRSDISALGYETQPIGGTIINPGSSFLKDLSISRSGMLPQFKAEDCIHCAQCDTVCPDLCFVWDEQPDKKGRPQMFLQGIDYQYCKGCLKCVEACPTTALSGEREEEGYAESHTVRHVFDLVTQA encoded by the coding sequence GTGGTACAGTTACCAAAAGTAAACGAGCTCGGATTCTTCGAGATTCGTCTGGAATCAATAGGGGGCCTTGGGGCGAACCTGGCCGGGAAAATGCTGGCCGAAGCGGGTGTGGTCGGTGCCGGAATGAACGGAGTGAGCTTCTCGTCCTATGGTTCGGAGAAAAAAGGGTCTGCGGTCAAAGCGCATATCCGTTTTTGTGATCTCCATACGCCTATCCGTGATACTTCTCCCGTGGAACGTCCGCATGTCGTCGGTGTTTTTCACGAGGCCTTGGCCAAGACCGTTAATGTAACCAGCGGAATTTATGATCACAGCATCGTGCTGGTCAATTCAGTCAAATCACCGGAGCAATTGAAATCCTCGATGAAAATGATTGCCGGCACCGTAGCGGTAGTGGATGCAACCAGCATTGCGCTGGACGAGAAGAACCGGGTAAATATGGCCATGCTGGGGGCCTTGTTCCGGATGTGTGATTTCCTTGATCCGGAAATTATGAAAGGTGTCATCGAGAAGTCGCTGGGCAAAAAATATCCGCAGGCTGTGCAATCGGCCTTGACGACGTTTGAGCGCGGATTCAGTGAAGTGAAGTTTATGCATTTCCCGCTCCCGCAGGGTGCTTCCATGCCGCAATTTGTCCGCTCCGATATTTCGGCTCTGGGGTATGAGACGCAGCCGATCGGCGGAACCATTATTAATCCGGGCAGCAGCTTCCTGAAGGATCTCAGTATCTCCCGTTCCGGCATGCTGCCGCAATTCAAAGCGGAGGACTGCATCCATTGTGCGCAGTGCGATACCGTATGTCCCGACCTGTGTTTCGTCTGGGACGAACAGCCTGACAAGAAGGGCCGTCCACAGATGTTCCTGCAGGGAATCGATTATCAATATTGCAAGGGCTGCCTGAAATGCGTTGAAGCTTGTCCTACAACGGCCCTGTCCGGTGAACGCGAAGAAGAAGGTTATGCGGAGAGCCATACAGTGCGCCACGTATTTGATCTGGTTACCCAAGCTTAA
- a CDS encoding nicotinate phosphoribosyltransferase, producing MRRELALHTDKYQINMMYAHWVNGTHKRKAVFEAYFRKLPFGNGYAVFAGLERIVGYIGGLRFTEEDIRYLSEQEENYAPAFLEELLQFHFQGTIHAMKEGALVFPDEPLIRVEGTIMEAQLVETAILNFMNYQTLIATKASRIKQVASGDILLEFGTRRAQEADAAVWGARAAYVGGFDATSNMLAGKLFGIPTKGTHAHSWVQSFASELEAFDAYAKVMPDGVTLLVDTFDTLRSGVPNAIITAKKLEAQGKRMQGIRLDSGDLAYLSIQARKMLDEAGLQYVKIVASNDLDENTIMDMKLQGAAIDTWGVGTQLITASDQPSLGGVYKLVEIESASGEMTPTIKISSNPEKVSTPGKKEVYRIIGDKGRALADYISYPEDDAPRSGARLKLFNPLHPYMKKHVDRYEALPMLEPIYVNGFQVYKLPDLNEIRRYHREQLDLFWPEYLRKLNPEVYRVNLSQQVWSRKQQLIAEHMQSDQE from the coding sequence TTGAGAAGAGAGCTTGCGCTACATACTGACAAATATCAGATCAATATGATGTACGCCCACTGGGTCAACGGGACCCATAAACGTAAGGCTGTATTTGAGGCTTATTTCCGCAAGCTGCCGTTCGGGAACGGGTATGCTGTGTTTGCGGGACTGGAACGGATTGTCGGTTATATCGGCGGACTGCGCTTCACGGAGGAGGATATCCGCTATCTCTCTGAGCAGGAGGAGAATTACGCCCCCGCTTTTCTGGAAGAGCTGCTGCAGTTCCATTTCCAGGGGACTATTCATGCGATGAAGGAGGGGGCTTTGGTCTTCCCGGATGAACCGCTGATTCGGGTGGAAGGCACCATTATGGAGGCGCAGCTGGTCGAGACGGCGATTCTGAACTTTATGAACTACCAGACCCTGATTGCCACCAAGGCTTCCCGGATCAAGCAGGTGGCTTCCGGGGATATCCTGCTGGAATTCGGCACACGCCGCGCGCAGGAGGCGGATGCTGCCGTATGGGGCGCCCGCGCCGCTTATGTAGGCGGCTTCGATGCTACCTCTAACATGCTGGCTGGCAAGCTGTTCGGTATTCCAACGAAGGGCACGCATGCCCATTCCTGGGTGCAGAGTTTCGCAAGTGAACTGGAAGCGTTCGATGCCTATGCCAAGGTTATGCCGGACGGCGTGACGCTGCTGGTTGATACGTTCGACACCTTGCGCAGCGGTGTGCCTAACGCGATCATCACCGCCAAGAAGCTGGAGGCCCAGGGCAAACGGATGCAGGGCATCCGGCTGGACAGCGGTGACTTGGCGTATCTGTCGATCCAGGCCCGCAAGATGCTGGATGAGGCCGGTCTGCAATATGTGAAGATTGTGGCCTCGAACGATCTGGACGAGAACACAATCATGGATATGAAGCTGCAGGGGGCGGCGATTGATACTTGGGGTGTGGGCACCCAGCTGATCACAGCCTCCGACCAGCCGTCGCTTGGCGGAGTCTACAAGCTGGTGGAGATCGAATCAGCCAGCGGAGAGATGACCCCGACCATCAAGATCTCTTCGAACCCTGAGAAGGTATCCACTCCGGGCAAAAAAGAAGTCTACCGCATTATCGGCGACAAAGGGCGGGCACTGGCGGACTATATCAGTTATCCTGAAGACGATGCCCCGCGCAGCGGCGCACGGCTGAAGCTGTTCAACCCGCTGCATCCCTATATGAAGAAGCATGTAGACCGCTACGAGGCGCTGCCGATGCTGGAGCCAATCTACGTTAATGGCTTCCAGGTGTACAAATTGCCGGATCTGAATGAGATTCGTCGCTACCACCGCGAGCAGCTTGACCTGTTCTGGCCCGAGTACCTGCGCAAGCTGAATCCCGAGGTCTACCGCGTGAACCTCAGCCAGCAGGTCTGGAGCCGCAAGCAGCAGCTGATTGCAGAGCATATGCAGAGTGATCAGGAGTAG